The DNA region AGGTTCGTGCTGCGGGCGTTTCCTCGTCGATGTCGTAGTTCGGCCTGTCGCCGGCCCGCTCCAGACACTCTTCCGTCGCTTCGATAGTCCGGAGCGTGTTGGTGTTCTTATCGGCCAGCCGAACAGTCGTATTGACCAGTCCGAGGATGTTCTTGGCAGCGTCGGCGAGGATTTCGGCGACTTCCTGACGGGAACTCGCCTTTCGGAGCTCCTGGCTGGTCTCCCGGAGTACCTCGATACGCTGTTCCCGTCGCTTCTCGTCGGTGATGTCTCGAACGGCACCGTGGAGAGACACAGTCTCGCCTTCTTCTACACAGGGATCACAGTGCATACGTATCGAGTGCTCTGTCGTCCCTTCACCGACGAGTCCCACATCGATCGTGAACGCCTCCTGGTCCGCTATCGCTGCTTCGAAGGCAGTCGTCGCGCGTGACTCGCCAGTCTCCGTGTAGTGAGAGACGAGTTCTGAGAAAGAGAACGTTCGCTCCGGATCAACGCCGTGGATCTCTTTGGCCTTGTGACTCCACCACATCTCGTCAGTAGTCACATCGTAGGACCACACACCGACGCCCGTGAGTCGTTGGATGCTTGATACCATCTCACGGTACTGTTGGCTCTCCTCGGGCGATACCTCGTGTCGATTCACGTCCTCATCGAGGGGTGAGAAGTCATCCATAGGACCCGGTAACACAGACTGTGCTGTAAAACCTTTCGTATCTCGCAACACTACTCGTCAGCGTGCACACTGAGCACTATACGGACGTTTTCCGTAGCGATGGGGATGACACCAGTTTTCCGTGCCGACGTGGTCTCGCCAGGGGGTAAGTCTGTGCTCGGGAGTCACTGAAGAAAGTATCAAAACACGTATACTTAACGATTCCGAGACGAACGTCCGTCGGGTCCTCGTCAGAAATAGCGGGCTACTGGTCCGACTCACCGTTCTCATTATGCGAACGTCGTTATCAGATCGTGCCATTCGCATTATGATAACGGTTATTTATCTACCATCACAAACAGTGGTGTATGATCGACGAACCGCAGGGGCGAACGCTCAAAACCACGCGGAGGTCACTCGAAATACTCACTCTCATTCTGGAGTATAACGGACTCACGCTCGCGGAGCTGGACGAGATGGTGGAGAGCCCCAAGAGTTCTATCCACAGCCACCTCAACACGCTTCGCGAGAAGCGATATCTGGTCAAGGAGAACGGTACATACAAGGTGAGTTTCAGACTCGCGCTGCTGGGCGAGCAGGTCAGGTATCGATACCCCAGTGACGCGACCATCGAAGAGAAGGTTGAGCAGCTGGCCGAGAGGACGGGTGAAGAGACGAACTTCACCATTTTCGAGCACGGACGGTTACTTATGTTCTACGGGACTTCCGGTGACGCAGCGGCGAAGGAGAGCGACATCAACTACCGCTCGGAGTACTACCTCCACAACACAGCGGCGGGCAAGGCAATCCTCGCCGAACTCGACCACGACCAAGTCGAACGCATCGTCGACAAGTGGGGTCTGCCACAGGAATCCGAAGCGACGATCACTGATCGCGATCGACTCTTCGAGGAACTGGCGGAGATCGCGGCACGCGGTTACGGAACCGTCGACGAGGAGTTCGCACCCGGACTCGTCGCCGTCGGCGCACCGGTCCACGACGGCGAGGGAAACATCATCGGTGGCCTGAGTGTCGGCGGTCCGAAGTACCGCGTCGATCAGTCCCGAATCGAGCAAGAACTGGCCGAGCAGTTGCTCGACTCCGCTCGTTCGCTCGAATCGGCACTCCAGGCGTGACTACTCAGCCACCACTTGAGAGGCGATGATTCACTGCCGCTATCCCGAGAAGTGCACGATCGATCTGACGGGGACCGGTCGAAGAATAATGTATGTACGTGTGTTATACAACCGTTACACTGCAGTGACTCCGTCCTGCCCTGAAAAACTGTAGGCTAATATTGTGGGGATCGTCGGGGTTTCGGTTTTTTAGTGGAGTATGGGACTCTGCCCAGTAGAGTAACACACGTACGCTTGTTATCGAAATCCCTAACGGGACAAGCGAAATTCGCAGTAGCCGACACGGGGCGAAGAGGCGTCGGTGTCGAGGTGACCGGACAACACCGTAGAGTCATCTGATCCGGCGACTGAGCTGGTGTCTGAGACTGCGAGAGACGTACATTAATTACCATCACATTATGCGAACACCTATTCGAGTGTCCCGCTGACGCCGCTGAGACGTCCAGTCAGTGTACGTACCGAGCACCGACCTGTGGACTTTCAACAATCGGTTCACATAATGTGACCAGTGCCCGCGACGTGGTTTCCACGAGACGAGCTGTGTCAACTCCGAGTCCGCCTGTCGTCGTCCACGACATTTTGATGAAATAATAATGTCATATCGGCCGACTCAGCACGGTCCAGAGACACGGTGAGGACGGCTCGGGGTCGGATCGATCCGCGCTGTGTTCTGTCCGATGACAGCTGTTGATCACCCACAAGCCGTTTCGATGTATACAGCTCAGTAACCGTACTGGGAAATATGACCTCACACTCGTCTCGACGGTGGTGCTGTAGAACTGGATCTCTTCGGGAGCGGAGACCGGACCGACCCAACGTGCGACAACTGCGAGGACGGTGGGAGTAACGCATCGAACGCAGTGAGACGGTGGGGTGGTGCAGCAAAATCACAACCGACCTCGCGGCCCCCACACACTCTATCGGTAAAAAGCCCAAAACCTTTTGTAACTGGTATGGTTTAGCAAATGTCGTATGTCGGGAGTCAACAGGCGCAACTTTATGAAGTTCGCCGGAGGGGCTATGGCCAGTGCAGCGCTGGCAGGCTGCTCTGGGGACGGCAACGATGGCGGTAACGGAGGAAACGGCGGCGGAAACGGTAGCACCGACGGTGACGGTACGAGCGGGGGCTCGGGCGGTATGCAAGACGGAACTCGCCCGCTGAAGTGGATGGGGCCGGCGTGGGGCGTCCGCGGCGGACAGGGTGACAAGTACACAGAGGTCACCGGTATCGAGACCAGTATCACCAACGCCGCGATCCCCGAGACGACGCGTCGGATTCTGAGCGGGGGGCGGTCGAACTTCGACATCGTCTCGAACGACAGCCCTGGTGGATCGGCGATGGTACTGGACAACGACGCGACGTACGCTGTGTCTCCCTCCGACCTCGATCGGTGGGAGTCGGAGTACATCTCCGATTTCTTCACGAACCCGGTCGAGCGCGTCTCGTACCTGGACGGACAGGCCGAGGCGATGAACGAGCTGATCTACGAGGATCCGGAGACGATGGAGGACCTCCGCTGGCCGCCGTACGTCTATGCGTTCGACGGGCCGGCGTACAACCCCAAGCACATCGACGAAGTGAGCGAGTGGTCGGCGCTCTTCGCAGACGAGTACCAGGGCCGGGTTGCCCTTGACGCGATCCCGACGGTGGTGATGGGGGAGACCGTCCTCCACCTCTTCGACAACGATATGATCGACATCGAACGCGGGAACCTCAACAACCCGAGCAAGGACCAGATCGACACGATCATCGACTTCCTCATCAAGGAGAAGCAGGAAGGACAGTTCCGATCGACGTGGACCTCGTACGGCGAGTCGGTGACACTGATGGCGTCCGAGGAGGCGTGGATCGGTGACCTCTACCGACCGGCCTGTATCGACGTCCGCAGAGAGGGGACCCCGTGCGAGTACGCGAATATGACCGAGGGCGTTCAGGGATATCGGTCGTGGTTCGGCGGTATGGCGCCACTGAAGCCGGGCGCTAACGAGCGGAACAACGTTGCCGAGGCGACTGAACTCCTCGATATGCACTACGGTGCGTGGTTCCCCGGCTTCATCCAGCAGTGGGAGTACTGTGTCCCCCACTACCCCAACACCGATCTCGTCCGTGACGGTTCGGACGAGACGGGACAGGGTATGG from Haloarcula litorea includes:
- a CDS encoding GAF domain-containing protein, whose protein sequence is MVSSIQRLTGVGVWSYDVTTDEMWWSHKAKEIHGVDPERTFSFSELVSHYTETGESRATTAFEAAIADQEAFTIDVGLVGEGTTEHSIRMHCDPCVEEGETVSLHGAVRDITDEKRREQRIEVLRETSQELRKASSRQEVAEILADAAKNILGLVNTTVRLADKNTNTLRTIEATEECLERAGDRPNYDIDEETPAARTYRTGDPEIHTDHEMTEDDHNRGELRSGLYVPIGNHGVLSAGDIVVDAFEEHDLEAAGLLGQLGAEAITRIGWAKRSRAV
- a CDS encoding IclR family transcriptional regulator translates to MIDEPQGRTLKTTRRSLEILTLILEYNGLTLAELDEMVESPKSSIHSHLNTLREKRYLVKENGTYKVSFRLALLGEQVRYRYPSDATIEEKVEQLAERTGEETNFTIFEHGRLLMFYGTSGDAAAKESDINYRSEYYLHNTAAGKAILAELDHDQVERIVDKWGLPQESEATITDRDRLFEELAEIAARGYGTVDEEFAPGLVAVGAPVHDGEGNIIGGLSVGGPKYRVDQSRIEQELAEQLLDSARSLESALQA
- a CDS encoding substrate-binding domain-containing protein → MSGVNRRNFMKFAGGAMASAALAGCSGDGNDGGNGGNGGGNGSTDGDGTSGGSGGMQDGTRPLKWMGPAWGVRGGQGDKYTEVTGIETSITNAAIPETTRRILSGGRSNFDIVSNDSPGGSAMVLDNDATYAVSPSDLDRWESEYISDFFTNPVERVSYLDGQAEAMNELIYEDPETMEDLRWPPYVYAFDGPAYNPKHIDEVSEWSALFADEYQGRVALDAIPTVVMGETVLHLFDNDMIDIERGNLNNPSKDQIDTIIDFLIKEKQEGQFRSTWTSYGESVTLMASEEAWIGDLYRPACIDVRREGTPCEYANMTEGVQGYRSWFGGMAPLKPGANERNNVAEATELLDMHYGAWFPGFIQQWEYCVPHYPNTDLVRDGSDETGQGMGPEYYDWAYRGERTYESVEQPALFDPMEYDWSMEESDPSPDGQKRDGPDIETRIDSIGFIQKYPDNAEYMNERWADFESA